In the genome of Peromyscus eremicus chromosome 1, PerEre_H2_v1, whole genome shotgun sequence, the window GACCAAGTAGACTGCAAGGTGAATCATGGGGATGCTTTGCTGGTTTTACCAACAGGCTTCAATCTattgaaaaaaagaggaagaagagagatgagagagagggaggaagagggagagagggagaggaagagagagatagaaagggagggaggcagagaaggagacagaaagggagaaacagagggagagagagagggagagagaggggggagggaatggagggtcaagagtgaaaaaaactaaaaagtctGACTAGTAGGGATAGATATGTCTATcatatatttttgagacattctCATAAAAAGTGCTTATaaacaagattttctttttagagaTAACATACAGCACGCAAAAGTGAATGTGGGGCTAGGAATGTGGCTCATTGGTATAGTACTTGCTCGCATGTGTGAAGTCCTGAGTAGTTTGAaacaatgcaatataaacaaaacgAAAGCACACACATTAGGAATTGCAGACTAATTCTGAACTTggaaaaccttaaatacaggacAGAGTGTTCGAGTTTCACCCGAAGGAATGGGATCCGTGTGTCAGAGAGTCACAGTCAACCCATTCCTTCCATCATGAGCAGGACCCCTTCTGGGAAGAATGCTgttacacaggaagaagaaaCTATCTATGTCCAGATCCATTTCTCTGAAAGAGCCTGTAGAGAGTCTACAGAGAGCCTAAGAGTCTGTAGGAGTCATTCAAGGACCAGCACCCAGAACATAGCAGCCCTCAGCCAGCACTCTGCCTACTCCAGCTCTACCTCAGAACTCCCTAAGAAGACTTTCTGGAAATTGGCccatccattaaaaaaatgaatggctTACAGGAATTCTAGGGTGGGTGGCTTAGTTTAGAAAAGGGCCATGGGTCACAGCAATCCAGCTTCAGGCAACAAATCCTGGACATTGTCCCTTTGGTACCCTGCCATGCTTCTCCCTATGTGAAAGCCCTGTTACAAAACACCACAGGATCTGTCCAGGAGAGGCCTTGAAACTGAGTTCCCATCATAGATCTTAAAATCCAGCACCTTGGGCTTGGAAACAGCATGGTCCGGAGGGGAAGAGTCACCTTGGGTTCCAGGACCTAGAGTGACTTCAGCTATGCCCCATAGTGAAACTGGGAGACCCTCAAAGTCCTGGTGTAGAGGGGATAGTGTCTAAGAAAAAGCGTAGGATGGAGTGGCCCCAGTGATGTTCAGTAGCATTTCTGCTGTTTTCACAGCCAACAAAGTGTGCATCAAGGGGTCCATGCCTCTGTACTCCTGGGCCTTCTGAATTTGCACCAGTGGCGTGTTCACCTACATACATGCACTGCTTAAAGACAGGGATGTGCTCTGAGAGATGTAGaatcttagttactattctattgccaaGACAAAAATACCATAACTTAGAAACGTACAAAAGAATGATTTTGTACTTATGGTTTCAAAGGAATAAGaatccatcatggcggggagacATGGCAGGAAGTGACAGGAAGttcaaaggcaggcaggaagcagagagtaaacagcaaataagatataaaaactcaaaacccagccccagtgacatactttctatAGTAAGGCTCCAACTCTCAAAGACCCACAATTGTCCTAACAGCTCTACCATCTTGGTTACTTATGGAGGGCATAGCTCCTCAATATCACAATATGGCAGAAGGCACCCAGGtcattgtgtgcacatgcacctgcacacagctAGACAATACAGGCTAACTCACCCATGTTGTCTCCAGGTACGACAAAGAAATATTGAGCATCAGGTACATGAGGCTGTTGCTGCACAACAGGGAAGACTCTTGTACACTAACGTGGTTAACCAAAAGAAGTGCGTTGGAGTAAGTACAAACCAGGATTGGAGATATTCTTTACCATAATCAAAGCCTGTATAGAATTCTGTGTGCTGCGGTTTCATGTGAATGGCAACACAGTAGTTTTCCATACAGCAGTGCCATCCACATGTGAGCAGTACCTTGGTATATGGCGATCCCAAGGCTATGGTGTCAGCAACAGGAGTTCTTCTGCTCCATTATACTTTCATGGGTGTCAGTGACTAAGGTGTTGGGTTTAATCCCATGGCTGTTTAATCATAGGACAAGCATTCACTGGGTCTTTTATTTAACAGTCACTGAAGCAGATGTTGGACAGATAGTGGAGGACAAGTCCAGCCTATGATTTCACGAATGTGAGACTTATAATGAGGTGATGGTGATGCATGCTTAAGACAACTCTCCTAGGTATTTAATAACAAAATGggtaataaatagaaaaatatatgaagGAGTGTATATATAAAAGTTCAGTTAAGGAACTATTAAAGCAGAGGATACATACAGCCTAAGATTGCTATCTCCcatgaagaaaaaacaagaaataaaataattcagaacAGGGGCTTAGCAGTCAAGTCCACTGTCcatttccttcccccttcttGGCAGCAAGCAGCCCATTACAGCcatgagggacagagggaagggtgTCCCTCTTGAGCCTCTTCTCATAAGTCACACGTGTGCTGGTCTAAAGGACATGGTGAAGGGAATAGACTCCTAGCTCTGTGGAGATGTGTCCCTTCCAAAGCTGGCACCCACAGTGAAGGGTAAATCCTTTTGACCTGGTGAGTGAGAAGTACCCAGGAGCATCAGAAGAAACCAGCAGGCCCTGTGTGTACAACTCTGCACTTCTCTCTTCTCCACAGTCTTCCTTCATTCTGCGGCCTGCTGAGCTTTACGTGATGGAAAGAATCAGGGCAAAGGACAccacagagagagggaagattCAGGCTCCACCCTACTGTCTGCAACAGTGACTGGAATCTGGAGTCTACCTGCAGTGTGGGCCAGCAGATAACTGCATCCTATACACAAATTGCTGGTACTCTCCTCTGAGAACATTTGTGAAAGGGATAGTGTGTTACAGAGTGCTCAAACCAAATTGTTCCATGAAACCATAAAAGTTGGTTCAAATAAAAACTCATTTCTAGacatagtttttttgttgttgttgttctttcaagacagggtttctctgtgtagccttggctgtcctggaacttgcactgtagaATACCACCAGTGCCAGGCTACAGATACAATTTATCAAATCATTTTTGAAGCTTTGTTAAAAGTCAAAGGATCAAGAATAACTCCATCCTATGCACCCAAACTAAACCTTCTGTACCTGGATCCAGGCACCCAcctaggctggagaaatggctcagcagttaagggcagtggctgctgttccagaggatttgggttCAGTTAGCAGCACTCagatggtggttcacaaccatctctccctctagttccagggcatctgacaccctcttctggcccagaAGCACTAGGCattcatgtggcacacagacatagatgAATGAGGCAATTTTTTACTTTTGGAATTTATCATGCATAGTTGTTGTATCACTGGGAGAAGATGGAATTAGCCCCTCCCTCTCTGTGTTAAGGTGGATTGCACACAAAACATTCATCAGTGAGTTCATTGGTCAATAAATAGGTAGTTActattttagtcattttatttatttttaatattttttatttatttattttacataccaaccacagcttcccctccctcctctcctcccgttccAAACCCCAGCCTCTCATCTACCCCGCTCCCCATCCACCCCTCCtctatctccattcagaaagggcaggcctcccttgGGCATGAataaacatggcacatcaagttgaggaagGACTGGGCTCCTCTCAGagcatcaaggctggatgaagtaatcccagcatggggaacagttTCCCAAAAGACAGCTAAGCACCAGGGGCAGGtcatgatctcactgctaggagcctcctcacaaacagaccaagctacacaactgtcacacacatgcagaggacctaggtcagtcccatgctggctccctaactgttggtccagagtccatgagctcccacaagctctggtcagctgtctctgtgggttcccccctCATGACCTTGACACCCCTGGCTCAtacatttcctcttccctttcttcagcaggactccaggagctcagcccagtacttggctgtggatctcttcatctgcttccatcaattactggataaaAGCTCtctcatgacaattagggtagttagtcattttattatataaaaatcatTGGTGgattgttgaatgtattttcaagTGATTATGATATTTGTAAAAATTGATTCTgataatatttgtaaaaatttactagagattatttttaaagatttgtttttattatttaatatgtacgtatgtatgtctgtgtgagtttatgtacaTCATACACATGCAGGAGCCTGCTGAGACAGGAGTGTTGATACCCTGAAActgagttatgggcagttgtgagatgcctaacgtggatgctgggaaccaaactcaggtcctctgaaagggcagcaaatgctcttaactgttgggcCATCATTGCAGcctgagattattattattttatcttgtgAAAGAGTGAAAATGATTGGTATTCAAAAAGTTGCTATGGCTGATCATAAAACCATTTCTTCCCAACAATCACCAGGGATAATTTAAATCCAGACACTGAGGGTGGCCTGCTTTGTGCCGTGTGCTTATTTATTGCTCTCTGCAACATAAACACCACGAGGCCGGACCTTTCAGAACAGGGACGCTGTTAGCCCAGTGTACCAGTTCTGCAAGTCCcaccaggacacacatggtgATGAGTGGCTGCTGACCACCCTCCAGGTGGTGTGAcaaacaccacatacatgcaaGGATAGTACAGACCCAACTTCTGCTGTCACTCTGAAGTTACAATGTGGGAGTCCTTGGAATCATTATGTAAACAAAACATCATCTGTCATAAGGCTACAGTTGggtttgactttttgttttgttactactTTCTGAATCTTTAACCTCAAACAAAGAAGGTAGACTAGTCAGATTCCTAATTTGCTGGCCAGGCCACAGGGGCCGTAACTGACCTCTTTTATTTGCtaatggcatgtgtgcacataagACATCTGTAAAGTCAGGTAGAATCTTGATGCCCCTCTCTTCGCCTCCCACATGCTACGTACCCTGGGGAGTTTGAAAGtctgtttttcattcataccaaGGAAGAAGAGCGGGATGACAGGAGAGTGAACATCAGAAAGAAGAGACTAAATGAGCTTGTCTGCTGGGATGAACCAAACCCAGCAAAAGGAGGAGGAACAAGAAACTAGTTTCAGGCAGAGAATCAGTCCGTCTCCTCCATCCATCTTCAGTTTGTAATGATGTCACCTTGTCTAGGCTGCCTGTGGTGTCCAGAACCCTCTCCCTAGAATATTTCTGCTTAAGAAGAGCAAGAGAGCTTATTTTCTGGATGGCAGCAGGCTGTGTTCCTACATGTACAGACTGGTATAATGCCAGCCCTCATCTCCTACCCCTGCTGACCCTGAGATTACAAACTCACACTGATGAGAGGGCTAAGAGGGATCCTCTGGGAAATACAGCCCTGAGAGCTGGGCTCATCTTTCAGTGCCTGACCTAGCTTTccctcaccccaccaccaccacctctgctggctgctcttctctGTGAGAAATGgtactcccttcctcccttctatgGGTTTCTTAGTTCCTTACTCCCCAAAGCCTTAGCCCTGACCTTATGCTCCTTCCTAGGACTGAGTTAAAGAAGGAGTAGGGCCCCTCTAATACCTTGTCCCTGTGAGACAGTTTAGTTAATCTTTTTGTCACATCACAAAGAACGTAGAAATAGAAGTGCCTCCCTAAGAGCTGAGAGTGGAGTATGCTAGTGAAAATGCTACAGGTGCCTTGGAAACACACAATGTCTGGTGGGACTGGCTGGTCAGTTTTGCAATTTTAGTTTAGACATGAAAAAGAGACTTAtggccagctgggcggtggtggcacaggcctttaatcccagcactcaggaagctgaggcaggtgaatctgtgacttctaggccagcttggattacagagtaagttccaagagagccagggctacacagtgaacccctgtctcaaaaactagagagggggagagagagactgactgactgactgactgactgactgactgactgactgaaggTAAAGTGTCAGttccaggttaaaaaaataaaaaccaacctgaGGCAATGCCTGGGAAAGCAAGTGTTGGCTACAGGAATTATTCTCCTATCCTTAGGAGCCCTGATCCTCTACTGAGATGGCCACTCCTTGACTCTCAGCATCCTCAGTTCTATCAGTATTAAAAAGTATGTACTCTGACCTAGAAGACTGAAAAGACAAAGGTGTATAGTGTGTTCACATTGCACAATTACAGGAAATGACCTGTGGATGGAGCAAGATTTCTGTTGCAGCCTTTTAGAAGAAATGACCTGCTGGGAGTTTCCCCAAGCACCATGccagtctctctctgcccctgACCCCAGCAGGGAGGCTCAGCATAAATACCAGCCTCCTCTCACTGACAGCCACAACCACCCATCTCTGCCCACCAGACATCAGGTGAGGGACAAACCTATGCACAGATACTTAGTGTGTGCTGTGTTTCAGCAAGTGTGCTTTCCTCTCAAGGGAATTCCTCACTTCCGTTCACCTGGTGTGGGATTTGTGCCGGCTGAGGGGGCACAAGGCTTCCTGCTGAATCAGAGGCTCCTGGAGGGAGTGGTGATCTCTGCTCCTGCAGCTCCATCAGAACTGCCTGCTGCCTTCATAAACAGTTCAGCAGGCAGGATGGGGTCAGAACTGAGACCTTGTGGCTCTGAGCGCGGTCCTGCTGTGAGGTCTCCAGGGGCCACTGCTAGGACACTACTGAACATCAGTAAGACAGAACAACCAGGGCGTCTGTGGATGAGACACCCGAGAGGGAGGCGCCAGACTGTGGGCGTCTCCTTCAGCCTGTCCTTTCATTTCAGCAGGATGAAGCTTCTCACTGGACTCATTTTCTGCTCCTTGGTCCTGGAAGTCAGCAGTCAAAGCTGGGTTTCATTCCTTAGCGAGGCTTACCATGGTAGGGTTTGGGGGCAGAGAGGCACAGCCTCTAggggtctcctgagtgttgggagaaTTCCTGCAGATTCCGGAGTGTTAGCACCTAGCTttgatctgccttttgtgattgctAGCTCCTGTCTCTGGTACCCTCTGTTTGAAGTCTTATCTGAGAGTTTCCTAAGAGGTTTAAAGCCTATGCAAACTTGGTTTAGGACCCAAAACACTGTGGTATTCCTttactgagaatttgcatttggcattgtccCTTTAGGGGGCTTAGATAAGAGATTTTGGTAAATGGAATTGACCTACTAAGGTGTAAATTGTATAACAATAAAAGGGCCCTTTGCTAAGCTACAGTGGTTCAGTCCAGAGAGATGAATCCACCTTGCAGTTGGAAAAGGCAAAGATTCATCTTTGaggtgcctctgtgtcttcattccatggACCCTCATTAACACCACCTGTTATACAACACCTGAGCATTCAGAAGAGCTGGACTCACTGTCCTGCTTGTCAGGATGGACCAGGGACTCTGGCAAGACTTCCTGAAATGCACTGCCTACAGCAGGGGGCAGAGCAGAGATCACAACCTAGCTGTGCTTGAGGACAATCCTGTCTGTCAGTCTGCCGGACACTTTCTACATTCATTTGTGACCAATATAAGGTACCAATGGCATCACCTAGAGAGTTGTAATACCACCCAGGTCTGGACCAGTCATCCCCCTGCACCTAGAGACTCAAGATTGGCCTTGGGTGTGGCCTGGCGTGGTGACTCTCAGTGTCTCCTCAGAGGATCAGAACCTGCAGCCACAGCTGAGATCATTGCTTCAAAGCTCCCTCAAGACAGCACAGAACCTGTGCAGTCTAGTCCAAGGGCAGAGATGACAATGTCACTGTGGTGCACATGCTCTCTGTCAGGACAGAATTCTTAGGGATCAGAGTCGATGCTCCCTGTGTGCAGCCCCCCTCCGCCTTCTGTATACTAAGTCACCTCAGGATGGGACTTCCTAGCTGAGGGTAGCTGCCTCCAGAAACACTGGCCCTAGCTTGGAGGTGGTGTGCTTGCAGGGCATTTTCAATGGCTGTAGAGACACTAGGTTGCACTACTAAGGAAATGTGCTTTGAGGTCTAATGGCAGAAGCTGACGACTCTGTAGCAAACACTTCCACGATACTGAAGCTGACACAACCTGCTATGTAATGACACTGTGCTGCCTCATTGGCTGCTTCCCACCCAGGTGAGGGGCAGCTCACAGCAGCACTGTGGAAGAAAGAATGGCCCTCCTGAGTTACTAGGAGAGGACAGTGAGGATCAGGAGATGATCTTCCATTCACGCTCTCAGCTGCTCTGACCACAGGCTCAAGCCATGAGTTCTTTTCATCCCTTTCATCCTCTCTAAGGCATGGGCAGAGCTTTAAGGTTCATGTTCCTGCTGTCTTTCCCATTTAGGGGCTGGGGATATGTGGCGAGCCTACTCTGACATGAAGGAAGCCAACTGGAAAAACTCAGACAAATATTTCCATGCTAGAGGGAACTATGATGCAGCCCAAAGGGGTCCTGGAGGAGTCTGGGCTGCTGAAGTCATCAGGTAAACATAGATTGATTGGAAGACTGGACCTGGGTAGCAGGGCTTGACACTTCTGGGGGAAGTAGTAGAAGATTAGCTCTGGAGAGGGTCATGCTAATCTCAGATCCCTCCTACTCTTGCTTATCCAGGTACTGGCTCCATCTATGTCCAGTGTAGACCCTGGGTTTGGGCAGTCAGCACACAGCCATGTTATGTGAGCCTGCTCCCAAATGTAGACAGGGAATGACTCTCATCATCACCAGTGTTTCTGGTGTTCAACTAGTGTGGGGTGACCAGTCTGGGCTGACCTCCTGCCTGGCCCTTCCTGGGTTCCTCCTAAATCCATACCATGCAAAGGGGGAAAACTCAGACAGTGGATGTGGCCATGCATCTCGGTGATGGATCTCttccatctctgcttctcctAGTGATGCGAGAGAAGGCTTTCAGAGTTTCATAGGCCGTGGACACGAGGACTCTATGGCTGACCAGGAAGCAAACAGATGGGGCCGCAGTGGCAATGACCCCAATCACTACAGACCTAAAGGACTGCCTGACAAATACTGAGCATCCTCTTTATTGCCCCAGGAGGCTGTGATGTGGGCCTTGAGGACAGGGACTGGGGTTCTTCTTTCTCATGAACACTGGAGTTGCTTGGGAACACACAATAGTTATCTCACATGAATATGGACCAAGAGTTTCAAAACTGTGCTATTCTTGGAGTAGTAACTACTGCTTGAAAAGAGGGTAAAAAACACTAACATGGAAGTGGAGCTGAGCCTGAGTATCTGTCATTGAAGGACATTTCTGGGTTCACACAGGGCAGACACCACTCTCACAGAATCTGGCATGATCCCTTCTCTGGGCTCCCGTGCTATGGGTATGTTGTTATTTTCAGGCCTTTCCATGTCCAGGCCCTTACTCCCTGTCAACCACGCCCAGTCACCTGTTCTCATACCACAGCCTTGTGCTCCCTGTCTCTGGGGACCAGGTGCACAACCATAGGAGGACTTGCCCCGCAGCTATCACCTGATCTTGCTCACTCCTCAGCAGCACCGAGACAAATCCAGTATTGCACAACTTCTCCATCCTAAGAAATATTCCCAAGTAGTTTCCTCTCGTCTTAGGTCACTATTTCTGTGAGAAAATactatggccaaagcaacttagagaaggaacagtttgtttggcttacacttccacatcactgaagcaagtcagggcaggaactcaaacagagccgGAACCTTgtgtcaggagctgatgcagaggtcatggagaggtgctgcttactggtttgcacCTCGTGGCTTGTTCAGCTGGCTTCctcatagaactcaggaccaccatcccagggatggcaccacccacaatggctgggccctccaccatcaatcactaagaaaatgcttatagccagatcttatagacacatttttaattgaggctccctcttttcCAATGACCCTCTTGTGTCCAactgacacaaaaccagccagcagaCCTCTGCTTGACTTACACTGAGTCCAGAGAAATATCACAGGGAAAACTGTGTCTGGAGATACAGACACAGCATCAACACCAAGATGCAGCCTGTTTGTGTGGCCTTTGACATCCCTGTTCTGGGGAAAAAGCCACTGTCCTTCTAAGCCTATTCTGGCTGTACAACCTACACACTCCTCAGGAGTCTGGGCACTTTCCTCCTTAGATAGGAATTCTGAATGCTTTTCTCGTATTGCACCTCTAAGAAATCGATGACCTGGCCTTTCCAAACTAGTGAACAGACTTCTCTGTCCACATGTTCTACTTGTCACATGCTAAGAAGTGGTGGttgttgacacagggtctcacactgttactcaagctagtcttgaacacaagagatcctcatgcctcaggctccaagttctgggattacaagcatgtgccaccacaccagactgtttaaaaatgttttatacgAGTATGGTGTGTGGGAGAgtactgtgctggctggtttgatgtcaatctgacacaagctagagtcatcacagAGGAGGAaatctcaatggagaaaatgtctccaaaagATCCTGCTGgaggttgtgtaacttggtcttcatgtgaaactcctaacagtgagagcagggtctgtctctgactGTGTTGCCTGCTTTGGAATCCAGCcataatagaagaggaggtgcctaatctcgctgcaacttgatatatcaTGGCTTACTGATATCTAGGGATGCCTGCCTGTATCTGATGAGAAACAGTGGGGGAGTGgatgcaggggggggggggactgggaagaggggagagaggggaaactttgatttgagtgtaaaaacaaatttatatatacacagaccaaaaaaacccacacaaattaaaaatatctagctgtagggtattttcttaattagtggtttataggagagggcccagcccatgcaGATGATGCCATCCATCAGCTGGTggtgctgggttctataaggaagtaggctgagcaagccatgatgagcaagcccgtaagaagcacccctccatggcctctgcatcatctcctgcatcCAGGTCCCcgtcttgtttgagttcctgtcctgacttccttcaatgatggattaTGATTataagtgtaagtcaaataaaccctttcctccccaacttgcttttggtcatgatgtttcatcacagcaatagtgaccctatgacatgtgtatgttcatgctTGCAAGTGTGTGGAGGTACAGAAGACTTTTGGTTGATGCTGGCTGTTGTCctactttgtttctctgttgctgtgataaatactttAACCAGTTGTGGGGGAAAGGGTTTACCAGGCTCACAGGTTACAGTCTGTGACCAAAGGAAACCGAGGCGAGAACCTAGAGGCCGtcactgaaacagagaccacagtggagcactgtttcctgactctagtttgtgtacAGTTGACAACTAACCAGCatgggtatcttcctcagtcgCTCGCACTTCTGTTTACTGAGGCAGTTCTCTCTGAAGCTGCAGCTTGCCTGCTCCTGCTGGCTCTCTGTCCTTGCTCCCTGGGCACTGGGGTTAGAGGCAGCTACCAcacctgcccagcttttatgtgggccctgggaatgcaaactctagtcctcatgctTCTCAGACAAGtgctacccactgaaccaccctcTCCCGCACGGTGCAGACTTTAATGTCTCTCATATTTATAAAGCCTTGGAAGGCTTGCTTTATTCAGCCTCACAGCTCAtcctttctctgatcttttgttctcttttcaTGCATTTCATGAAAATCTAGAACCCGACTTGGGGCCTCACTCTGCTGTAGGAATCTGACCATGGACCTGCCCACTCAGTACTACACTCTCCTGGAGTCAAGTCCATGGCCACACTACCCTCAAGGCCAGTGCTTTGAGCATGGTCACAGAGCCACCCTGCCACCACTGTCTCCCCAATCTCATTTATTCTGCCCCCAACTCCTTTTGTCCTAACTCCGAGACAGAGCttatcccctctccctctccctcacctctGTTTGAACCTCCTCACAGGAACTGGAGATGTTCTGCTGGGAACTACTCTGCTCTATGTtcacatttcctttattctttcatttttggtttttctctaacagggtctcactatgcagtcctgactgtcctggaactcactatgtaaaccaggctgtcctcaaatttacagagatctgccgcttctgcctctcaagtgctgagactaaaggcttgtgccactatgcccagctcattTATTCTTTTCAGTTGTCTTCCCTCTGAAAATAGAACTTCACCAATCTCCTCCCCTGAAGAGTACTCAATTCCACTTTGAGCCCCCGTGCCCTCCTGTGATTTGTCTtctctgccagaagagggcgcagCCAAGGCAAATCCGAAATAAGATCCCTGCTTCTGTACACTTGGCTTCTTTCCAGCTGGTGTTTCTGGGACCCCCGGTACCCCTCACCCCAGAGAGTTTTAGGACTAACAAAATCCAAGTCTGCTTCCCACAGGTTCAGTGGCAGCCCAGCTAGATTGCCAAGGGATTCAGAAGTACGTGTCTTACCTTTCTTTCCATGGCTggctctccctgcccctccctggcAGTGCCCTGTTGGGGGCAACTTCCCAGGAAGGCTGTTAGAACCCCAGCTGACTGCCTGGTCAGTGAGAAAAaaagcagctactctcctggattcctcctttccaaataaatctctttttcaaAATCTTCATTCACTGatgcacagaagaaccttgctgggacatcccatagtggattgagcaagggggagctgaacagaagatctttgctgagacgtccctcagtggacagagcaagagagagctgaaaagtaacacttttctcctgagCCTGAGgggattgctacatttctgcaatttcttaggccagagaagcagagctctgctgggaagcccccttaagtgggtgtggagcaaagctcagctgtagcaagcagctctccaggagaggagcaggattgctatatcctgcgagGAGACcatccccatcacaccaggtacagtctgactttcctgaacagtcaggatacccttctctactgaagcagttccaggcctgactttcccaagaagtcagaaaaacttcCCTCCAGGGATGAACTGTGTCTTAGCAGTTCCAGCTGTCACAGCTGTGCTAaacaggacaccttcagggcagagctgctgttctgagcaacTCGAGGTGTCCGGGAacctcgccctccagggctgaactgtctccttgcagttcagccatcagagctatcCTAAGCatctcaaggtgttgcctgactcccaggtagtcaggacacctttcccagagttgcaaaactcacgttTTGGAGCCAAAATCCGGGACCAAACCCAGActtgttgcaaccaatttacttaattgttggtgctgaaacccaggaccaaacccacagagctgcaaacaatttacttacacacaGTGCTTttcctgctacctgcagatcaagatgcaggactctcagctccttctccagcaccatgtctgcctgtgcactgcc includes:
- the LOC131919626 gene encoding serum amyloid A-5 protein-like, whose amino-acid sequence is MKLLTGLIFCSLVLEVSSQSWVSFLSEAYHGAGDMWRAYSDMKEANWKNSDKYFHARGNYDAAQRGPGGVWAAEVISDAREGFQSFIGRGHEDSMADQEANRWGRSGNDPNHYRPKGLPDKY